In Dryobates pubescens isolate bDryPub1 chromosome 31, bDryPub1.pri, whole genome shotgun sequence, one DNA window encodes the following:
- the LOC104308289 gene encoding uncharacterized protein LOC104308289: MQERLLVLLCALARRRRGRGRSAPAMAGDEAWAWDGPQRRAWLRHYYSQRQKRLMTLLIARRRRTSCYFYPRAWPSVRSTDWWERVVLKEFGPQDWLEKFRMSKETFFYVCNQLQPGMAAHSSHFHPSLPLEKRVAVALWHLASNVEYQTLSPLFGIGPSTVQMCVREVSYTIVLLLKPLYLRLPNEKELENMVRIFCTRWGFPHCIGALDSLHIPIHPPLHLSADYCNGQGWHSILTQATVDGLGQFWDVSTAFPGSMENSAVLESSSLWVLAKEGRLCPNPPKHFMGKAQKYVLLGDATYPLQDWILKPYQEDETLTQRQLQFNYRLKRAHSVIENAFLRLKARWQILLKCDDCSLELLPTLVLACCILHNICEAHDNPFNEEWLEGTEPTELPKPCQPAPAAMEDGQAEQVRELMCQYFESCGEG, from the exons ATGCAGGAgcggctgctggtgctgctgtgcgCACTGGCGCGGCGCCGGCGGGGGAGAGGGCGGTCGGCTCCGGCCATGGCCGGCGACGAAGCCTGGGCCTGGGACGGGCCGCAGCGGCGCGCGTGGCTCCGGCACTACTACAGCCAGCGGCAGAAGCGGCTCATGACG cttctgatTGCTCGACGGAGGAGAACCAGCTGCTACTTCTACCCCCGTGCTTGGCCTAGTGTCAGGAGCACAGACTGGTGGGAGCGTGTGGTCCTGAAGGAATTTGGGCCCCAGGACTGGCTGGAGAAGTTTCGGAtgtccaaggagaccttcttctATGTCTGcaaccagctgcagcctgggatggCTGCGCACAGTTCCCACTTccaccccagcctgcccctggagaagagggtggCCGTGGCCCTGTGGCACTTGGCCAGCAACGTGGAGTACCAGACCCTCAGCCCACTCTTTGGCATAGGGCCCTCCACAGTGCAGATGTGTGTCCGGGAAGTGAGTTACACCATTGTCCTGCTGCTGAAACCCCTCTACCTCCGGCTGCCCAAcgagaaggagctggagaacaTGGTGCGCATCTTCTGCACCCGCTGGGGCTTCCCGCACTGCATTGGTGCCCTGGACAGCCTTCACATTCCCATCCACCCCCCGCTGCACCTCAGTGCTGACTACTGcaatgggcagggctggcactccATCCTGACACAGGCTACTGTAGATGGGCTGGGCCAGTTCTGGGATGTCTCCACCGCCTTCCCTGGAAGCATGGAGAACAGTGCCGTCCTGGAGAGCTCCAGCCTGTGGGTGCTGGCCAAGGAGGGACGGCTGTGCCCCAACCCTCCCAAGCACTTCATGGGGAAGGCACAGAAGTAtgtgctgctgggtgatgccaccTACCCCTTGCAAGACTGGATCCTGAAGCCCTACCAGGAGGATGAGACCCTCACCCAGCGACAGCTGCAGTTCAACTACCGCCTGAAGCGGGCACACAGTGTGATTGAGAATGCCTTCCTGCGCCTAAAGGCACGCTGGCAGATCCTCCTGAAGTGTGATgactgcagcctggagctgctgcccacccttgTCCTCGCTTGCTGCATCCTGCACAACATCTGCGAAGCCCATGACAACCCATTcaatgaggagtggctggagggcaccGAGCCAACGGAGctccccaagccctgccagcccgCACCTGCTGCCATGGAGGATGGCCAGGCTGAGCAGGTGCGCGAGCTGATGTGCCAGTACTTCGAGAGCTGTGGGGAGGGCTGA
- the DOHH gene encoding deoxyhypusine hydroxylase → MVTEEEVEAIGRTLVDAAQPLPARFRALFTLRNLGGRAAVDWISRAFGDGSALLKHELAYCLGQMRDEAAIPVLIRVLEDTSQEPMVRHEAGEALGAIGNPDVLDILKCYSEDPVVEVAETCHLAVRRLEWLQENKQELSTSPYLSVDPAPPSEETDVAKLRQTLLDESCPLFDRYRAMFALRNLGGQAAVLALADGLRCGSALFRHEIGYVLGQMQDEACVPQLTAALRSRSESAMVRHECAEALGAIARPACLETLRAFASDEERVVRESCEVALDMYEYENGAQFQYADALCKLQAAACALPGEAGGTG, encoded by the exons ATGGTGACAGAGGAGGAGGTAGAGGCCATTGGCCGGACGCTGGTGGACGcggcccagcccctgcctgcccggTTCCGGGCCCTTTTTACGCTGCGCAACCTCGGCGGCCGTGCGGCTGTGGACTGGATCAGTCGAGCTTTCGGGGACGGCTCGGCTCTGCTCAAGCATGAGCTGGCGTACTGCCTGGGCCAGATGCGGGACGAGGCAGCCATCCCTGTGCTCATCCGAGTGCTGGAGGACACCAGCCAGGAGCCCATGGTCAGGCATGAGGCAG GTGAAGCCCTGGGTGCTATTGGGAATCCTGATGTGCTGGATATCCTCAAATGCTATTCAGAGGATCCTGTGGTTGAG GTGGCAGAAACATGTCATCTGGCAGTGAGGAGGCTAGAGTGGCTGCAGGAGAacaagcaggagctgagcaccaGCCCCTACCTCTCTGTGGATCCTGCTCCCCCTTCTGAGGAGACAGATGTTGCCAAACTGCGCCAAACCCTTCTGGATGAGTCGTGCCCTCTCTTTGACCGCTACCGAGCCATGTTTGCCCTGCGAAACCTGgggggccaggctgctgtgctggctctggcagATG GGCTGCGCTGCGGCAGCGCCCTCTTCCGGCACGAGATCGGCTACGTGCTGGGCCAGATGCAGGACGAGGCCTGCGTCCCGCAGCTGACGGCGGCGCTGCGCAGCCGCTCCGAGAGCGCCATGGTGCGGCACGAGTGCGCCGAAGCGCTGGGCGCCATCGCCCGCCCGGCCTGCCTGGAGACCCTGCGCGCCTTCGCCAGCGATGAGGAGCGGGTGGTGCGAGAGAGCTGCGAGGTGGCCCTGGACATGTACGAGTATGAGAACGGAGCCCAGTTCCAGTACGCCGATGCGCTCTGCAAGCTGCAGGCTGCCGcctgtgctctgcctggggaggcgggGGGCACAGGTTGA